The Geovibrio ferrireducens genome window below encodes:
- a CDS encoding trans-sulfuration enzyme family protein, translating into MAGKKAGRNTRLVHTGYDIDPHTGALSVPLIHASTFRQKSVTEFGEYDYSRSGNPTRETLEKIIADLEGGSHGYAFASGMAAISAALMIFSPGDHLVVCEDVYGGTWRVLTGLLSRFGIEATFADATDVNAFEKAVIPGRTKALYLETPSNPLMKITDLKAMSALAKKYDLITLVDNTFMSPYLQRPLELGCDIVLHSGTKFLNGHSDVLCGFAVTADKALGKRIKYIQNSVGAVLPPNDCWLVIRGLKTLGVRMEAGQKSAQIIAEALEKHPNIRQVFYPGLKSHKGYEINKAQSDGAGAVLSFELKNAELTHRLLKEMEYAAFAVSLGGVESIISYPPMMSHAAMPPAERAARGISDSLVRLSLGVEDTEDVLEDILRIIG; encoded by the coding sequence ATGGCCGGAAAAAAAGCAGGAAGAAACACACGCCTTGTTCACACAGGCTACGACATAGACCCGCACACGGGCGCGCTCAGCGTACCCCTTATACACGCATCCACATTCAGGCAGAAATCAGTGACCGAGTTCGGAGAGTATGACTACTCCCGCTCCGGCAACCCCACAAGGGAGACGCTGGAAAAAATCATAGCGGATCTTGAAGGCGGCTCACACGGATACGCCTTTGCCTCCGGCATGGCAGCCATATCAGCCGCACTGATGATATTTTCACCCGGTGATCACCTTGTGGTATGCGAAGATGTGTACGGGGGAACATGGCGAGTTCTCACAGGCCTGCTCTCCCGTTTCGGCATAGAGGCCACCTTCGCCGATGCTACGGATGTGAACGCCTTTGAAAAGGCAGTAATCCCCGGCAGAACAAAGGCTCTGTACCTTGAAACGCCCTCAAACCCGCTGATGAAAATCACGGATCTTAAGGCTATGAGCGCTCTGGCAAAAAAATATGACCTGATCACACTTGTGGACAACACATTCATGAGCCCGTACCTCCAGCGGCCGCTGGAGCTTGGGTGCGATATAGTGCTTCACAGCGGAACCAAGTTCCTCAACGGGCACAGCGATGTTCTCTGCGGATTTGCCGTGACTGCGGACAAGGCGCTGGGGAAAAGGATAAAATACATACAGAACTCTGTGGGCGCTGTTCTGCCCCCTAACGACTGCTGGCTTGTGATACGGGGACTCAAGACTCTCGGTGTGCGCATGGAGGCGGGGCAGAAATCGGCGCAGATAATCGCCGAAGCGCTGGAAAAACACCCGAACATCAGGCAGGTTTTCTATCCCGGTCTGAAAAGCCATAAAGGATATGAAATAAACAAAGCACAGAGTGACGGTGCGGGCGCTGTTCTCTCCTTTGAGCTTAAAAATGCTGAACTCACCCACAGGCTGCTGAAAGAGATGGAGTATGCGGCATTTGCCGTAAGCCTCGGCGGAGTGGAAAGCATAATATCATATCCGCCTATGATGTCCCACGCTGCCATGCCCCCTGCGGAAAGAGCTGCGCGGGGTATTAGCGATTCTCTCGTTCGTCTTTCCCTCGGTGTTGAAGACACTGAAGACGTGCTTGAAGATATTTTAAGAATAATAGGCTAG
- a CDS encoding flagellar hook basal-body protein — protein MIQSLYSSSSALLAYSKAQDATAHNIANVSTPAFQSFSSTFSEIANQGGVKLNTVRTDQGTGYLIPTGNQLDFSINGNGYFKVTDAEGNESYTRRGDFSVDSGGNLVTRDGGIVAAGVADGGRLEIADNGEIYSDGAYKGRIEVVDRNGEPMPEGSFTVEQGILEASDTNMAKEIVDSMVYLNSYKANIVTAQTADQMLGTIIDMMA, from the coding sequence ATGATACAGAGCCTTTACAGCTCCTCATCCGCACTGCTGGCCTATTCCAAAGCGCAGGACGCAACTGCGCACAATATCGCCAATGTCAGTACGCCTGCTTTTCAGTCCTTCTCCTCAACTTTTTCCGAGATTGCTAATCAGGGCGGGGTGAAGCTGAACACTGTCCGCACTGATCAGGGCACGGGCTACCTTATCCCCACGGGCAACCAGCTTGATTTCTCCATAAACGGAAACGGCTATTTCAAAGTGACTGATGCCGAAGGAAACGAGTCTTACACCAGAAGGGGAGACTTCTCCGTAGATTCCGGCGGCAACCTTGTCACGAGGGACGGCGGCATAGTGGCCGCAGGTGTAGCGGACGGCGGGCGGCTTGAGATAGCTGACAACGGCGAAATCTACTCTGACGGAGCCTACAAAGGCCGCATAGAGGTTGTTGACAGAAACGGCGAACCCATGCCCGAAGGCTCCTTCACTGTCGAGCAGGGAATCCTTGAGGCATCAGACACAAACATGGCCAAAGAGATCGTAGACAGCATGGTCTACCTTAATTCATATAAGGCAAACATCGTCACCGCCCAGACCGCAGATCAGATGCTCGGAACCATCATCGACATGATGGCGTGA
- a CDS encoding CoA-binding protein — MTNLTDDQLKSLLTDAKTVVIVGASNKPERASNGIMKFLMKNGYTVYPVNPLEKEVLGVPTYDSVAEVPVQPDIVDVFRQSAFAAEVVREAVLKGAGLVWLQEDVISSEAEQIAKQADVPFIMDKCIFKEYLRLAIAR; from the coding sequence ATGACTAATTTAACCGATGACCAGCTTAAATCTCTCCTGACAGACGCAAAGACCGTGGTTATAGTCGGAGCATCCAACAAACCCGAAAGAGCCAGCAACGGCATTATGAAATTTCTGATGAAAAACGGATATACAGTTTACCCCGTGAACCCTCTGGAGAAAGAGGTTCTCGGCGTGCCCACATACGACAGCGTGGCGGAAGTTCCCGTTCAGCCTGATATTGTGGATGTCTTCCGCCAGAGCGCATTCGCCGCGGAAGTGGTGCGGGAGGCAGTGCTCAAGGGAGCAGGGCTTGTCTGGCTTCAGGAGGATGTTATAAGCAGCGAGGCGGAGCAGATTGCAAAGCAGGCGGATGTCCCCTTCATTATGGATAAATGCATCTTCAAAGAGTATCTGAGGCTCGCAATAGCGAGATAG
- the cowN gene encoding N(2)-fixation sustaining protein CowN — protein sequence MCNCKKNINVDESYTSFKNINCFENACAVVDNLLRVLKETDTSNAFWDKFISLIPEAYYSRDPKLDSREVLLYIVCKNAPFIMDFFEETGDEEAIHAMTKCEQECC from the coding sequence ATGTGCAACTGCAAAAAGAATATCAATGTTGACGAGAGCTACACGAGTTTCAAGAACATAAACTGTTTTGAGAACGCATGCGCAGTGGTGGACAACCTGCTGCGGGTGCTGAAAGAAACTGACACAAGCAACGCCTTCTGGGACAAGTTCATAAGCCTTATACCGGAAGCATACTACTCAAGAGACCCCAAGCTTGACTCAAGGGAAGTGCTGCTTTACATAGTCTGTAAAAATGCCCCTTTCATCATGGACTTTTTCGAGGAAACCGGCGATGAGGAAGCGATCCACGCCATGACCAAGTGCGAACAGGAGTGCTGCTGA
- a CDS encoding VOC family protein, with amino-acid sequence MKLALTAVFVKDIKKSREFYSGVLRLEEHMDSGVHLSYNCGLSLWQEDSALETIHGGKSQPGSGNRFELCFESEDLETDFARVNDSGAEVISPVAEQPWGQRVFRVYDPDWHIIEVAEPLTMTVKRFIAAGLSAQEISAKTTIPPEIVEQMAK; translated from the coding sequence ATGAAGCTGGCTTTAACTGCCGTATTTGTTAAGGATATTAAAAAGTCCAGAGAGTTTTACTCAGGTGTGCTCAGACTTGAGGAGCATATGGACAGCGGCGTGCATCTTTCTTATAACTGCGGACTTTCACTCTGGCAGGAGGATTCCGCTCTGGAAACGATTCACGGGGGAAAATCTCAGCCCGGAAGCGGAAACAGGTTTGAGCTCTGCTTCGAGAGCGAAGACCTTGAGACTGATTTTGCCCGCGTTAATGACAGCGGCGCAGAGGTAATCAGCCCAGTTGCCGAACAGCCATGGGGGCAGAGGGTTTTCAGGGTTTATGATCCGGATTGGCATATTATCGAAGTGGCTGAACCACTGACAATGACCGTTAAACGGTTTATTGCAGCCGGGTTAAGCGCGCAGGAGATAAGCGCTAAAACAACTATCCCTCCGGAAATTGTTGAGCAAATGGCGAAGTAG
- a CDS encoding helix-turn-helix domain-containing protein produces the protein MHSLKRFGPGVDAAEYVADYWHFRSDSAEAAEVEIFPDSYFSLIFDLNSPENTFLTGTMNRTAKTFIDGGSRLFGVQLRPFLVPALIRCSAAGFVNGVLGADFIKTRVSEICGRLSDCRTESEMAETAGALLLPLFEDAGAGNGTFRRVSEAMLNGSAPSTVREAAFHAGISEKQLERYFLLHTGLGVKEFSLLTAFERSCRMLESGVSPVSCAYDLDFYDQSHFIKNFRRFAGITPTEYLNVGFLQYSGRA, from the coding sequence ATGCACTCGCTGAAAAGGTTCGGACCCGGTGTGGATGCGGCGGAATATGTGGCGGATTACTGGCACTTCCGGTCAGACTCTGCGGAGGCAGCAGAAGTTGAGATCTTTCCTGACAGCTATTTCAGCCTTATTTTTGACCTCAATTCCCCTGAAAACACATTTCTGACCGGAACAATGAACCGCACCGCAAAAACGTTTATAGACGGCGGCTCACGCCTTTTCGGTGTGCAGCTGAGGCCGTTTCTCGTTCCCGCTCTCATCAGGTGTTCCGCCGCAGGGTTTGTAAACGGAGTGCTGGGCGCTGACTTCATAAAAACCAGGGTAAGTGAAATATGCGGGCGGCTGAGCGACTGCCGCACGGAGAGCGAAATGGCCGAAACTGCCGGAGCGCTTCTTCTCCCTCTGTTTGAGGATGCGGGAGCGGGCAACGGAACTTTCCGCAGAGTGTCCGAGGCGATGCTGAACGGCAGCGCACCTTCCACTGTACGGGAGGCAGCATTCCATGCGGGAATCTCCGAAAAGCAGCTTGAACGGTATTTTCTTCTCCATACAGGTCTCGGCGTGAAGGAGTTCAGCCTCCTCACTGCGTTTGAGCGAAGCTGCCGGATGCTTGAAAGCGGTGTTTCCCCGGTTTCATGCGCCTATGATCTCGATTTTTATGATCAGTCACATTTTATAAAGAATTTCCGCCGCTTTGCGGGTATTACCCCCACGGAATATCTGAATGTCGGATTTTTACAATACAGCGGTCGTGCATAG
- a CDS encoding glutamate synthase-related protein produces the protein MLEYKKEIVVKRSIRYTEPSDTGIFAQGAKYWVKVTDDAEEPGRGCVHCATCVESCTHNLTKPESGTGVFSMETRYLDADGNRVEPEEKDSAAFLEKILWINPDECCNCKRCVKMCPQRAIKVTHNPDYQEIGVTLSGSEAINNIISRAAGKSTVSSAHLGKYPSKMDQDWLIDAAEILSPQRDHLHEFAGQMRKMTLGKRKARFVCDTPIFDVHQSYGSNSHEAILARMAASIKLGRPFFTGEGYIHPDMMPAAKHCILQFGSGGYGPWLELDKFAGISMKYGQDAKKGKGGRLQDKKNDYEIALLRCVEALRHLTAPNPQHLQYSIEELPMRVESLRMLLGDDKLIGADVYGTAWNFPEIAVAIAKAGFDYITIKAGDGSTGAAHAVDLKNRGLNVVYLTHMADLALRREGLREDISIIAEGGVMDSFHAFLVMLAGADFVGMGMRHLHVLGCTLCQRCHTGQCAWGITSRPYGHRIDPETASDNIVRMVHSFHEDMEGLSAGLGMSTHSDVVGSRRFRYHGADPLLFATFGQKDFPKQVQTVIMKESRSKVFIPEKEAAAALKDKFETVLAKIEGDSLTIDIGFDQIESLELNFMMKEAVRRGVKKFFLDNVMGQRVIGTGIRCDEITVRGLVGNHSFAFVNGTKINVIPNHSTVTTVPANAQVGVANTANPGEINIAGDVSDLFAAYSVSGTYRVAKSGGVRNLLLMKAGVPEEWKNIDTERFENAPKDEILRELIMKYQRRRALRSRMKWTDFVKLAETKLKKRKPPVVVYGLGGERRMGDYFMEYAQGGIGVVLNVADIANPIGYYVCSGMTAGAAYIRGEILPEQLGAGVRKLDYLTPEDRNFLKKQIEEFIAQFIDTDIDEKYNTQLKAFAESYAKDPEKIFSGFCKIIPKATAAEHNE, from the coding sequence ATGCTTGAATATAAAAAAGAGATAGTCGTAAAACGGTCAATAAGATACACGGAACCCTCAGACACGGGGATATTCGCTCAGGGCGCAAAATACTGGGTGAAGGTCACTGATGACGCAGAGGAACCGGGCAGAGGCTGCGTACACTGCGCAACCTGCGTGGAATCCTGTACCCACAACCTCACAAAGCCCGAATCCGGCACAGGGGTTTTCAGCATGGAGACACGTTATCTCGATGCGGACGGAAACCGGGTCGAGCCGGAGGAGAAGGACAGTGCGGCATTTCTGGAGAAGATACTCTGGATCAACCCCGATGAGTGCTGCAACTGCAAAAGATGCGTTAAAATGTGCCCCCAGCGGGCGATCAAGGTTACGCACAATCCGGATTATCAGGAGATAGGGGTCACACTCTCAGGCTCCGAGGCCATAAACAACATAATCAGCCGTGCCGCGGGCAAATCAACCGTTTCCAGCGCACATCTGGGGAAATATCCTTCCAAAATGGATCAGGACTGGCTGATTGATGCGGCGGAAATCCTCTCCCCTCAGCGTGACCACCTCCACGAGTTCGCAGGGCAGATGCGTAAGATGACCCTCGGCAAGAGGAAAGCCCGCTTCGTGTGCGATACGCCGATATTCGATGTTCACCAGAGCTACGGCTCAAACAGCCATGAGGCGATACTGGCCAGAATGGCCGCCAGCATAAAACTGGGCAGACCGTTTTTCACAGGCGAGGGCTACATTCACCCGGATATGATGCCCGCCGCCAAACACTGCATACTCCAGTTCGGCTCCGGCGGTTACGGCCCATGGCTTGAGCTTGACAAGTTCGCCGGAATCTCCATGAAATACGGGCAGGACGCCAAAAAAGGGAAAGGCGGCAGGCTTCAGGACAAGAAAAACGATTACGAAATAGCCCTGCTCCGCTGTGTGGAGGCACTGCGCCACCTCACTGCGCCGAACCCCCAGCACCTTCAGTACTCCATAGAGGAGCTCCCCATGAGGGTGGAATCACTCCGTATGCTCCTTGGGGATGACAAGCTGATAGGTGCTGATGTTTACGGCACTGCGTGGAACTTCCCGGAAATAGCAGTGGCGATCGCAAAGGCGGGCTTTGACTACATTACAATAAAAGCCGGAGACGGCTCCACAGGAGCAGCGCACGCTGTTGACCTGAAAAACCGCGGTCTGAACGTGGTTTACCTTACCCATATGGCAGATCTTGCTCTGCGCAGAGAGGGGCTGAGGGAGGATATATCCATCATAGCCGAAGGCGGCGTGATGGACAGCTTCCACGCTTTTCTCGTAATGCTCGCAGGGGCGGACTTCGTGGGGATGGGCATGCGCCATCTGCATGTTCTGGGCTGCACCCTCTGTCAGAGATGCCACACAGGGCAGTGCGCATGGGGCATAACATCCAGACCTTACGGACACAGGATAGACCCCGAAACCGCCAGCGACAATATAGTCAGAATGGTGCACAGCTTCCACGAGGATATGGAAGGGCTCTCCGCCGGACTCGGAATGAGCACCCATTCGGATGTTGTGGGCTCCCGCCGCTTCCGTTACCACGGTGCTGATCCGCTTCTGTTTGCCACCTTCGGCCAGAAGGATTTCCCCAAACAGGTGCAGACGGTGATAATGAAGGAGAGCAGAAGCAAGGTCTTCATCCCCGAAAAGGAAGCCGCCGCAGCGCTTAAGGACAAGTTTGAGACGGTTCTGGCGAAGATAGAAGGGGACAGCCTCACCATTGACATAGGCTTTGACCAGATAGAAAGCCTTGAGCTTAACTTCATGATGAAGGAAGCAGTGCGCAGAGGCGTTAAAAAGTTCTTCCTTGATAACGTCATGGGGCAGAGGGTCATAGGCACAGGGATCAGGTGTGATGAGATAACCGTCCGCGGGCTTGTGGGCAACCACTCCTTCGCCTTTGTGAACGGAACAAAGATAAATGTGATTCCCAACCACTCCACAGTGACTACGGTTCCCGCCAACGCTCAGGTGGGCGTGGCGAACACCGCTAACCCCGGCGAAATAAACATAGCCGGAGATGTGAGCGACCTTTTTGCCGCTTACTCAGTGAGCGGAACTTACAGGGTCGCCAAAAGCGGCGGCGTGAGGAACCTTCTCCTGATGAAGGCGGGCGTTCCGGAGGAATGGAAAAACATAGACACCGAAAGGTTCGAAAATGCGCCAAAAGATGAAATTCTCCGTGAACTGATAATGAAATACCAGCGCAGAAGGGCACTGAGAAGCAGAATGAAGTGGACAGATTTCGTTAAGCTCGCAGAAACCAAACTGAAAAAACGCAAGCCTCCTGTTGTGGTTTACGGCCTCGGCGGTGAGAGACGCATGGGCGACTACTTCATGGAGTACGCTCAGGGCGGAATCGGCGTGGTGCTCAATGTGGCGGATATAGCAAACCCCATCGGCTATTATGTCTGCAGCGGAATGACCGCAGGCGCGGCATATATCAGGGGCGAAATCCTCCCCGAACAGCTCGGAGCGGGTGTGCGCAAGCTGGATTACCTCACCCCGGAGGACAGAAACTTCCTCAAAAAGCAGATAGAGGAGTTCATCGCGCAGTTTATCGATACGGACATAGACGAAAAGTACAATACACAGCTTAAAGCCTTTGCGGAAAGCTATGCCAAAGATCCTGAGAAGATTTTCTCCGGCTTCTGCAAAATCATTCCCAAGGCCACAGCCGCGGAACATAACGAATAA